A single window of Mycolicibacterium madagascariense DNA harbors:
- the rplO gene encoding 50S ribosomal protein L15 gives MSDVIKLHDLKPAPGSKTAKTRVGRGEGSKGKTSGRGTKGTKARKNVPVTFEGGQMPIHMRLPKLKGFKNRFRTEYEVVNVADLNRLFPNGGTVGVDELVASGAVRKNSLVKVLGDGKIAVKVDVTAHKFSGSAREKISAAGGSATEL, from the coding sequence ATGAGCGACGTCATCAAGTTGCACGACCTGAAGCCCGCCCCCGGGTCCAAGACCGCCAAGACCCGCGTCGGTCGTGGTGAGGGCTCGAAGGGTAAGACCTCGGGCCGTGGCACCAAGGGCACCAAGGCCCGCAAGAACGTCCCCGTGACGTTCGAGGGTGGCCAGATGCCGATCCACATGCGGCTGCCGAAGCTCAAGGGCTTCAAGAACCGGTTCCGCACCGAGTACGAGGTCGTCAACGTCGCGGACCTGAACCGTCTGTTCCCCAACGGCGGCACCGTCGGCGTCGACGAGCTGGTGGCGTCGGGCGCGGTCCGCAAGAACAGCCTGGTGAAGGTCCTCGGCGACGGCAAGATCGCCGTCAAGGTCGACGTCACCGCCCACAAGTTCAGTGGCAGCGCGCGCGAGAAGATCAGCGCCGCAGGCGGTTCCGCGACCGAACTGTAA
- the secY gene encoding preprotein translocase subunit SecY, which yields MLSAFISSLRTADLRRKILFTLGIVILYRFGATLPSPGVNYPNVQACIKQVSGGDSAQIYSLINLFSGGALLQLSVFAVGVMPYITASIIVQLLTVVIPRFEQLRKEGQSGQAKMTQYTRYLAVALALLQGTSIVALAANGGLLQGCSLSIISNSSIFTLVVIVMVLTAGASLVMWMGELVTERGVGNGMSLLIFAGIAARIPSEGKTILDSRGGITFALVCVAALVIIIGVVFVEQGQRRIPVQYAKRMVGRRMYGGTSTYLPLKVNQAGVIPVIFASSLIYIPHLITQLIQGGAGTGTGWWDKFVANYLTNPASPVYIAIYFGLIVFFTYFYVSITFNPDERADEMKKFGGFIPGIRPGKPTADYLKYVLGRITLPGSIYLGVIAVLPNLFLEIGNTGTVQNLPFGGTAVLIMIGVGLDTVKQIESQLMQRNYEGFLK from the coding sequence GTGCTTTCGGCTTTCATCTCGTCATTGCGGACGGCCGACCTCCGACGGAAGATTCTCTTCACCCTCGGCATCGTCATCCTCTACCGGTTCGGCGCCACGCTGCCGTCCCCCGGCGTCAACTACCCCAACGTGCAGGCGTGCATCAAGCAGGTCAGCGGCGGTGACTCGGCGCAGATCTACTCGCTGATCAACCTGTTCTCCGGCGGCGCGCTACTGCAGTTGTCGGTTTTCGCGGTCGGCGTCATGCCCTACATCACCGCGAGCATCATCGTGCAGCTGCTGACCGTCGTCATCCCGCGGTTCGAGCAACTGCGTAAGGAAGGCCAGTCCGGCCAGGCCAAGATGACGCAGTACACGCGGTACCTGGCCGTGGCGCTGGCGCTGCTGCAGGGCACCTCGATCGTGGCCCTGGCCGCCAACGGCGGACTGCTGCAGGGCTGCTCCCTGAGCATCATCTCCAACTCGTCGATCTTCACCCTCGTCGTCATCGTCATGGTGCTCACCGCGGGCGCCTCGCTGGTGATGTGGATGGGCGAGCTGGTCACCGAGCGCGGCGTCGGCAACGGCATGTCGCTGCTGATCTTCGCCGGCATCGCCGCCCGCATCCCGTCGGAGGGCAAGACGATCCTCGACAGCCGCGGGGGCATCACCTTCGCGCTCGTCTGCGTCGCCGCGCTCGTCATCATCATCGGCGTCGTGTTCGTCGAGCAGGGTCAGCGCCGCATCCCGGTGCAGTACGCCAAGCGCATGGTCGGACGCCGGATGTACGGCGGCACGTCGACCTACCTGCCCCTGAAGGTCAACCAGGCCGGCGTCATTCCCGTCATCTTCGCGTCGTCGCTGATCTACATACCGCACCTGATCACCCAGCTGATCCAGGGCGGCGCAGGCACGGGCACCGGCTGGTGGGACAAGTTCGTCGCGAACTATCTGACCAACCCGGCCAGTCCCGTCTACATCGCGATCTACTTCGGCCTCATCGTGTTCTTCACGTACTTCTACGTGTCGATCACGTTCAACCCCGACGAGCGCGCCGACGAGATGAAGAAGTTCGGCGGGTTCATCCCCGGCATCCGCCCCGGCAAACCCACTGCGGACTATCTCAAGTACGTTCTAGGTCGCATCACCCTGCCCGGCTCGATCTACCTCGGTGTGATCGCCGTCCTGCCCAACCTCTTCCTGGAGATCGGCAACACCGGCACCGTGCAGAACCTGCCCTTCGGCGGCACTGCGGTGCTGATCATGATCGGCGTCGGCCTGGACACGGTGAAGCAGATCGAAAGCCAGCTGATGCAGCGCAACTACGAAGGGTTCCTCAAGTGA
- a CDS encoding class I SAM-dependent methyltransferase, which yields MARTEGDTWDLASSVGATATMVAAQRALGHREKLIDDPYAEPLVRAVGVEMFDRLLDGELDLTAVEPGFTPLRAAESMAVRTRFFDQMFTDAADAGVRQAVILASGLDARGYRLPWPTGTTVFEVDQPEVIEFKTTTLAKIGAAPTATHRTVAIDLRDDWPKALRDNGFDPTQPTAWSAEGLLIYLPPEAQDKLFDDITALSAPGSRLATEHVPDLSAFTDERSKAMSDRLKALGSDIEMADLVYQGDRSHVVEYLAVRGWETSTLPMREGHALHGFDFPDDEMSAMWADLAYVSAVLRG from the coding sequence ATGGCACGGACCGAAGGCGACACCTGGGATCTGGCCTCCAGTGTCGGAGCGACCGCCACGATGGTGGCGGCACAGCGCGCACTGGGCCACCGCGAGAAGCTGATCGACGACCCGTACGCCGAGCCGCTGGTGCGCGCCGTCGGGGTCGAGATGTTCGACCGCCTGCTCGACGGCGAGCTCGATCTCACCGCCGTCGAACCCGGCTTCACACCGCTGCGCGCGGCCGAGAGCATGGCCGTGCGCACCCGCTTCTTCGATCAGATGTTCACCGACGCCGCCGATGCGGGCGTGCGCCAGGCCGTCATCCTCGCCTCCGGTCTGGACGCCCGCGGGTACCGACTCCCCTGGCCCACGGGCACGACGGTGTTCGAGGTGGACCAGCCCGAGGTCATCGAGTTCAAGACCACCACGCTGGCGAAGATCGGCGCCGCGCCGACCGCCACCCACCGTACCGTCGCGATCGACCTCCGCGACGACTGGCCGAAGGCCCTGCGCGACAACGGTTTCGATCCCACCCAGCCGACCGCGTGGAGCGCCGAGGGCCTGCTCATCTACCTGCCGCCGGAGGCACAGGACAAGCTGTTCGACGACATCACCGCGCTCTCGGCGCCGGGCAGCCGGTTGGCCACCGAGCACGTGCCGGATCTGTCGGCGTTCACCGACGAGCGGTCCAAGGCGATGTCGGATCGGCTCAAGGCGCTGGGTTCCGACATCGAGATGGCCGATCTGGTGTACCAGGGCGACCGCAGCCACGTGGTGGAGTACCTCGCGGTGCGCGGCTGGGAGACCTCGACCCTGCCCATGCGAGAAGGCCACGCGCTCCACGGTTTCGACTTCCCCGATGACGAGATGTCGGCCATGTGGGCCGATCTCGCCTACGTCAGCGCGGTGCTGCGCGGCTAG
- a CDS encoding class I SAM-dependent methyltransferase — MSRSDADSWDLASSVGATATMVAAARALASSEPDPLIDDPYAAPLVRAVGIDFFTKLVDGEITTSDSDDGGVAQTMTDVMAVRTRFFDDFFTDSGIAGVRQAVILASGLDSRAYRLPWPAGTVVFEIDQPDVIGAKTAAMTAIGAVPTADRRAVAVDLRDDWAAALTAAGFDASLPTAWSAEGLLVYLPPEAQDRLFDEITALSAPGSRLATEYHPAGGMLTGDRIDAATAPWRAQGFDLHMPDLVYDGERASVVDYLTGKGWDVAARTRPEVFAGYGRTFPETDALSQLRDSLAVVATLTEGDHR; from the coding sequence GTGAGCCGCTCCGACGCCGACAGCTGGGACCTCGCCTCCAGCGTCGGGGCGACCGCGACGATGGTGGCGGCCGCCCGCGCGCTCGCCTCGTCCGAACCCGACCCCCTGATCGACGACCCGTATGCGGCACCCCTGGTCCGCGCGGTCGGCATCGACTTCTTCACCAAGCTCGTCGACGGCGAGATCACGACGTCGGACTCCGACGACGGCGGTGTCGCGCAGACCATGACCGACGTGATGGCGGTCCGCACCCGCTTCTTCGACGACTTCTTCACCGACTCCGGCATCGCCGGCGTGCGCCAGGCCGTCATCCTGGCCTCCGGTCTGGACTCCCGCGCCTACCGGCTGCCGTGGCCCGCGGGCACCGTCGTCTTCGAGATCGACCAGCCCGACGTCATCGGGGCGAAGACCGCGGCGATGACGGCGATCGGCGCCGTCCCCACGGCCGACCGCCGCGCGGTGGCCGTCGACCTGCGCGACGACTGGGCCGCCGCCCTGACCGCGGCGGGCTTCGACGCGTCGCTGCCGACCGCGTGGAGCGCCGAGGGGCTTTTGGTGTACCTGCCGCCGGAGGCCCAGGACCGGCTGTTCGACGAGATCACCGCGCTCAGCGCTCCGGGCAGCCGACTGGCCACCGAGTATCACCCCGCCGGCGGCATGCTGACCGGTGACCGCATCGACGCGGCCACCGCGCCATGGCGCGCACAGGGTTTCGACCTGCACATGCCCGACCTGGTCTACGACGGCGAACGCGCCTCGGTCGTCGACTACCTCACCGGCAAGGGTTGGGACGTGGCGGCCCGCACCCGGCCCGAGGTGTTCGCCGGTTACGGCCGCACCTTCCCCGAGACCGACGCTCTGAGCCAGCTGCGCGACTCGCTCGCCGTCGTCGCGACCCTGACCGAGGGAGACCACCGATGA
- the rpmD gene encoding 50S ribosomal protein L30: MASEKTVKITQVRSTVGARWKQRESLRSLGLRKISQSVVREDNAQTRGLLAVVNHLVTVEEA; encoded by the coding sequence ATGGCATCGGAGAAGACAGTCAAGATCACCCAGGTGCGCAGCACCGTCGGGGCACGCTGGAAGCAGCGCGAAAGCCTGCGGAGTCTCGGACTTCGCAAGATCAGTCAGAGCGTGGTCCGCGAGGACAACGCCCAGACGCGTGGCCTGCTCGCCGTGGTTAACCATCTCGTGACCGTTGAGGAGGCGTGA
- the rplF gene encoding 50S ribosomal protein L6: MSRIGKQPVPVPAGVDVSIDGRSVSVKGPKGSLALDVAEPITIERTDDGAIVVARPDDERRSRSLHGLSRTLVANLITGVTEGYTTKMEIFGVGYRVALKGQTLEFALGYSHPVVIEAPEGITFAVESPTKFSVSGIDKQKVGQISANIRRLRRPDPYKGKGVRYEGEQIRRKVGKTGK, translated from the coding sequence ATGTCGCGCATTGGTAAGCAGCCGGTTCCGGTTCCCGCCGGGGTCGACGTCTCGATCGACGGACGAAGCGTGTCGGTCAAGGGCCCCAAGGGGTCCCTGGCACTCGACGTGGCCGAGCCGATCACCATCGAGCGCACCGACGACGGTGCCATCGTGGTCGCCCGCCCCGACGACGAGCGTCGCAGCCGCTCGCTGCACGGACTGTCCCGCACGCTGGTGGCCAACCTGATCACCGGCGTCACCGAGGGATACACCACGAAGATGGAGATCTTCGGCGTGGGCTACCGCGTTGCGCTCAAGGGTCAGACCCTGGAGTTCGCGCTCGGCTACAGCCACCCCGTCGTGATCGAGGCGCCGGAAGGCATCACGTTCGCGGTGGAGTCGCCGACGAAGTTCTCGGTCTCCGGCATCGACAAGCAGAAGGTCGGCCAGATTTCGGCGAACATCCGCCGCCTGCGGCGCCCGGACCCGTACAAGGGCAAGGGCGTTCGCTACGAAGGCGAGCAGATCCGCCGCAAGGTCGGAAAGACGGGTAAGTAA
- the rplR gene encoding 50S ribosomal protein L18 — MANTKTDDATAKRKPVGQNISETRRVARLRRHARLRKKVAGTPERPRLMVNRSSRHIHVQLVDDQTGTTLAAASSIEADVRAVEGDKKAHSVRVGQLIAERAKAVGVDAVVFDRGGYTYGGRIAALADAARESGLKF, encoded by the coding sequence ATGGCCAACACGAAGACCGACGACGCGACCGCCAAGCGGAAGCCCGTGGGACAGAACATCTCCGAGACCCGCCGGGTCGCCCGCCTGCGTCGCCACGCCCGGCTGCGCAAGAAGGTCGCCGGCACCCCGGAGCGTCCCCGCCTGATGGTCAACCGCTCCTCACGCCACATCCACGTGCAGTTGGTGGACGACCAGACCGGCACCACGCTGGCCGCGGCCTCGTCCATCGAAGCCGACGTGCGTGCGGTGGAGGGCGACAAGAAGGCCCACAGCGTTCGCGTGGGTCAGTTGATCGCCGAACGCGCCAAGGCGGTCGGGGTCGACGCCGTGGTGTTCGACCGCGGCGGTTACACCTACGGCGGTCGCATCGCTGCGCTGGCCGACGCCGCGCGCGAGAGCGGACTGAAATTCTAA
- the rpsE gene encoding 30S ribosomal protein S5, with amino-acid sequence MMADQPTAGTGTGAGATNTGRPPRGGGGDRDGRGRRDDRGGRGGRDGGEKSNFLERVVAINRVSKVVKGGRRFSFTALVIVGDGNGMVGVGYGKAKEVPAAIAKGVEEARKSFFRVPLIGGTIVHPVQGEAAAGVVMLRPASAGTGVIAGGACRAVLECAGVHDILAKSLGSDNAINVVHATVAALKMIQRPEEVAARRGLPLEDVAPSSMLKARRESEALAAAAARDGSA; translated from the coding sequence CTGATGGCCGATCAGCCAACAGCAGGAACCGGAACCGGCGCCGGAGCCACCAACACCGGTCGGCCCCCGCGCGGCGGCGGCGGTGACCGCGACGGCCGTGGTCGTCGCGACGACCGCGGTGGCCGTGGCGGCCGCGACGGCGGAGAGAAGAGCAACTTCCTCGAGCGCGTCGTCGCCATCAACCGCGTGTCCAAGGTGGTCAAGGGTGGTCGGCGCTTCAGCTTCACCGCCCTCGTCATCGTTGGCGACGGCAACGGCATGGTCGGTGTCGGCTACGGCAAGGCCAAGGAAGTTCCTGCCGCGATCGCCAAGGGCGTCGAGGAGGCTCGCAAGAGCTTCTTCCGCGTGCCCCTGATCGGCGGCACCATCGTGCACCCCGTCCAGGGTGAGGCGGCCGCGGGCGTGGTCATGCTGCGCCCCGCCAGTGCGGGTACCGGCGTCATCGCCGGCGGCGCGTGCCGCGCGGTGCTGGAATGCGCTGGCGTGCACGACATCCTGGCCAAGTCGCTGGGTAGCGACAACGCGATCAACGTGGTGCACGCCACCGTGGCCGCGCTGAAGATGATCCAGCGTCCGGAAGAAGTCGCCGCGCGTCGCGGGCTCCCGCTCGAGGACGTCGCCCCGTCGAGCATGCTCAAGGCGCGGCGTGAAAGCGAAGCGCTGGCCGCCGCGGCAGCGCGTGACGGATCGGCGTAG
- a CDS encoding class I SAM-dependent methyltransferase, producing the protein MTRTDDDTWDLASSVGATATAVAASRATASQGPDALLDDPWAEPLVRAVGVEAFIRMVDGESRGEDDPLLNRRAMNEQMAVRTRYFDDFFVAAGESGIRQAVILASGLDTRAYRLPWPAGTAVFEIDQPEVIAFKTRTLADLGAEPTAQRHTVSIDLREDWPTALREAGFDAGLPTAWSAEGLLVYLPPDAQDRLFDDVTALSAPGSRIATEHMNMGDLPDDWAEKLTQRSQRVGSTIDLTKLFYLGDRNSAADYLSEHGWRTEILSTAAAYAAQGFDLPDDELAGFGGDSGYLTATLT; encoded by the coding sequence ATGACCCGCACCGACGACGACACCTGGGACCTGGCGTCCAGCGTCGGGGCCACCGCGACCGCCGTGGCCGCGTCGCGCGCGACCGCGTCGCAGGGTCCCGACGCGCTGCTCGACGACCCGTGGGCCGAACCGCTCGTCCGAGCCGTCGGCGTCGAGGCCTTCATCAGGATGGTCGACGGCGAGAGTCGCGGTGAGGACGATCCGCTGCTGAACCGCCGGGCGATGAACGAGCAGATGGCCGTGCGGACCCGGTACTTCGACGACTTCTTCGTCGCCGCAGGCGAATCCGGCATCCGACAGGCCGTCATCCTCGCCTCGGGTCTCGACACCAGGGCGTACCGGCTGCCGTGGCCCGCGGGCACCGCGGTCTTCGAGATCGACCAGCCCGAGGTGATCGCGTTCAAGACGCGCACGCTCGCCGACCTCGGCGCCGAACCGACCGCGCAGCGGCACACCGTGTCGATCGACCTGCGCGAGGATTGGCCAACGGCGTTGCGGGAGGCCGGTTTCGACGCCGGCCTGCCCACGGCGTGGAGCGCCGAGGGGCTGCTCGTGTACCTGCCGCCCGACGCGCAGGACCGGCTCTTCGACGACGTCACCGCACTGTCGGCCCCGGGCAGCCGGATCGCGACCGAGCACATGAACATGGGTGACCTGCCGGACGACTGGGCCGAGAAGTTGACGCAGCGCTCGCAGCGCGTGGGCTCGACCATCGATCTGACCAAGCTGTTCTACCTCGGCGACCGCAACAGCGCCGCCGACTACCTGTCCGAGCACGGATGGCGGACCGAGATCCTGAGCACCGCCGCGGCCTACGCCGCCCAGGGGTTCGACCTTCCCGACGACGAATTGGCCGGTTTCGGCGGGGATTCCGGCTACCTGACCGCAACGCTGACCTAG
- the rpsH gene encoding 30S ribosomal protein S8, which translates to MTMTDPIADFLTRLRNANSAYHDEVTLPHSKIKVNIAEILKSEGYITDFRTEDARVGKALVVQLKYGPSRERSIAGLKRVSKPGLRVYAKSTNLPRVLGGLGVAIISTSSGLLTDRQAARQGVGGEVLAYVW; encoded by the coding sequence ATGACGATGACTGACCCGATAGCAGACTTCTTGACGCGTCTGCGCAACGCCAATTCGGCGTACCACGACGAGGTGACCCTGCCGCACTCGAAGATCAAGGTGAACATCGCCGAGATCCTCAAGTCCGAGGGCTACATCACCGACTTCCGCACCGAGGATGCTCGGGTCGGCAAGGCGCTCGTGGTGCAACTCAAGTACGGACCCAGTCGCGAACGCAGCATCGCGGGGCTCAAGCGAGTCTCGAAGCCCGGCCTGCGCGTGTACGCGAAGTCAACCAACCTGCCGCGCGTTCTCGGCGGCCTCGGCGTGGCGATCATCTCCACGTCCTCGGGCCTGCTGACCGATCGCCAGGCAGCTCGACAAGGCGTCGGCGGCGAAGTCCTCGCCTACGTCTGGTAG
- a CDS encoding adenylate kinase: MRIVLLGPPGAGKGTQAEKLSEKLGIPHVSTGDLFRHNISNETELGLEAKKYLDAGDLVPATLTNALVEDRIADDDAAAGFILDGYPRSVEQAEALREILAKHDHQLDAVIEFRVSEDELLTRLKSRGRADDTDDVILNRMKVYRDETAPLLDYYADELKTVDAVGSLDEVFARALRALGQ; the protein is encoded by the coding sequence GTGAGAATCGTTTTGTTGGGACCGCCGGGCGCGGGCAAGGGCACGCAGGCCGAGAAGCTGTCGGAGAAGCTGGGCATCCCGCACGTCTCCACGGGCGACCTCTTCCGCCACAACATCAGCAACGAGACCGAGCTGGGCCTGGAGGCGAAGAAGTACCTCGACGCCGGTGACCTGGTCCCCGCGACGCTCACCAACGCGCTCGTCGAGGATCGGATCGCCGACGACGACGCGGCCGCGGGGTTCATCCTCGACGGCTACCCCCGCTCGGTGGAGCAGGCCGAGGCGCTGCGCGAGATCCTGGCCAAGCACGACCACCAGCTCGACGCCGTCATCGAGTTCCGCGTCTCCGAGGACGAGCTGCTCACCCGGCTCAAGAGCCGTGGCCGCGCCGACGACACCGACGACGTCATCCTCAACCGCATGAAGGTCTACCGCGACGAGACCGCACCGCTGCTGGACTACTACGCCGACGAGCTGAAGACGGTCGACGCCGTCGGATCCCTCGACGAGGTGTTCGCCAGAGCGCTGCGCGCACTCGGCCAGTAG
- the sppA gene encoding signal peptide peptidase SppA: MLSFLTDVPGTGELRAIVRKVDTARHHGVPRGCVLEVDLQSVPQESGGFDPLAILSGGKPLLLREAVAAIRRAAKDDRVAALIARVQVAAASPGPVQELRAAIVEFSAHKPSLAWAETYPGTMSYYLASAFREVWMQPSGTVGLVGFATNALFLRDALDKAGIQAQFIARGEYKSAANLFTQESYTESHREADARLIESLHEQVLAAVAESRHLEAADVDALADRAPLLREDAVTARLVDRIGFRDEAYARIAELGAAAGSTWEAAAPDASADDPDAPPRLFLSRYARAGLPTPAPSLPGRKARPTIAVVTLAGPIVSGRGGRTLSPLGTSSAGGDTMAAALREAAATDDVAAVVLRVDSPGGSVTASETIWREVVRLRAAGTPVVASMGAVAASGGYYVSMAADAIVANAGTITGSIGVITGKLIAKDLKERLGIGSDAVRTNRNADAWSVNAPFTDEQHARVAAEADLFYTDFVQRVADGRGMTVEAVDAVARGRVWTGADALDRGLVDELGGLQTAIERAKVLASVDADADVKLLTLPGSSLLDVLRPKPSSQPAAASLPDAVGALLGRSAVALLGQAERSLTGVNALWLGGYTF, encoded by the coding sequence ATGTTGAGCTTTCTCACCGACGTGCCGGGTACCGGCGAGCTGCGCGCGATCGTCCGCAAGGTCGACACCGCGCGGCACCACGGCGTACCCCGCGGGTGCGTGCTCGAAGTCGACCTGCAGTCGGTGCCGCAGGAGTCCGGCGGGTTCGACCCGCTGGCCATCCTCAGCGGGGGCAAGCCACTGCTGCTGCGCGAAGCCGTCGCCGCGATCCGGCGAGCCGCCAAGGACGACCGGGTCGCCGCGCTGATCGCCCGCGTGCAGGTGGCCGCCGCCTCGCCGGGGCCCGTGCAGGAACTGCGCGCGGCCATCGTCGAGTTCAGCGCACACAAGCCGTCCCTCGCCTGGGCCGAGACCTACCCGGGCACCATGTCCTACTACCTGGCGTCGGCGTTCCGCGAGGTGTGGATGCAGCCGTCGGGCACCGTCGGGCTGGTCGGGTTCGCCACCAACGCGCTGTTCCTGCGGGATGCGTTGGACAAGGCAGGAATTCAGGCGCAGTTCATCGCGCGCGGTGAGTACAAGTCCGCGGCGAACCTCTTCACGCAGGAGAGCTACACCGAATCCCACCGCGAGGCCGACGCCCGTCTGATCGAGAGTCTGCACGAGCAGGTGCTGGCGGCCGTGGCGGAGTCGCGGCACCTCGAGGCCGCCGACGTCGACGCGCTCGCCGACCGGGCGCCGCTGCTGCGTGAGGACGCCGTCACCGCGCGCCTCGTCGACCGGATCGGCTTCCGCGACGAGGCATACGCCCGGATCGCCGAACTGGGTGCCGCTGCGGGCAGCACGTGGGAGGCGGCCGCGCCCGACGCCTCGGCCGACGACCCGGACGCCCCGCCGCGACTGTTCCTGTCGCGCTACGCCCGCGCCGGCCTGCCGACCCCCGCGCCGTCGCTGCCCGGTCGCAAGGCCCGGCCGACGATCGCCGTCGTGACCCTGGCCGGGCCCATCGTCAGCGGCCGCGGTGGCCGGACCCTGTCCCCGCTGGGCACCTCGAGCGCGGGTGGGGACACCATGGCCGCGGCGCTGCGCGAGGCGGCCGCCACCGACGACGTGGCCGCGGTGGTGCTGCGGGTCGACAGCCCCGGTGGCTCGGTCACCGCGTCGGAGACGATCTGGCGCGAGGTGGTCCGGCTGCGCGCGGCGGGCACCCCCGTCGTGGCGTCGATGGGCGCCGTCGCCGCCTCCGGCGGTTACTACGTCTCGATGGCGGCCGACGCGATCGTCGCCAACGCCGGCACCATCACCGGCTCGATCGGCGTCATCACCGGCAAGCTGATTGCCAAGGACCTCAAGGAGCGCCTGGGCATCGGCTCGGATGCGGTGCGCACCAACCGCAATGCGGATGCGTGGTCGGTCAACGCGCCCTTCACCGACGAGCAGCATGCCCGCGTCGCGGCGGAGGCCGATTTGTTCTACACCGACTTCGTCCAGCGGGTCGCCGACGGCCGCGGCATGACCGTCGAGGCGGTCGACGCCGTCGCGCGCGGGCGCGTCTGGACGGGTGCCGACGCCCTGGACCGTGGCCTCGTCGACGAACTCGGCGGGCTGCAGACGGCGATCGAACGGGCCAAGGTGCTGGCCAGCGTAGACGCCGACGCCGACGTCAAGCTGCTGACGCTGCCGGGGTCGTCGCTGCTGGACGTGCTGCGGCCCAAGCCGTCGTCCCAACCGGCCGCGGCGTCACTGCCCGATGCCGTCGGAGCGCTGCTCGGCCGGTCGGCGGTAGCGCTGCTCGGTCAGGCCGAGCGATCGTTGACCGGGGTCAACGCACTGTGGCTGGGTGGCTACACGTTCTAG
- a CDS encoding SAM-dependent methyltransferase, with the protein MTRTDGDSWDLASSVGATATMVAAARALASRAEHSLIDDPFAEPLVRAVGVDVLTRLATGELAAAELGGDGAIGMARMADNMAVRTVFFDDFFLAAAAAGVTQAVILASGLDSRAYRLPWPAGTTVYEIDQPDVIDFKSRTLAELGAAPTAYRRPVAVDLRDDWPAALLQAGFDPTKPTAWSAEGLLGYLPPEAQDVLLDTITSLSAPGSRIATESAPTQDPENETRLRERMQGVAEHWRQHGFDLDLTELVYFGDRNEAAEYLTRHGWDVGGRTLRELFAAHDLPPFDDEDMAGFADMRYITGTRGGAR; encoded by the coding sequence GTGACACGGACCGATGGCGACAGCTGGGACCTCGCCTCCAGTGTCGGCGCGACGGCGACGATGGTCGCTGCGGCGCGCGCGCTGGCGAGCCGCGCCGAGCATTCCCTGATCGACGACCCGTTCGCCGAACCGCTGGTGCGCGCGGTCGGCGTCGACGTGCTGACCCGCCTGGCCACCGGTGAGCTGGCCGCGGCCGAGCTCGGCGGCGACGGCGCGATCGGGATGGCGCGCATGGCCGACAACATGGCGGTCCGCACCGTGTTCTTCGACGACTTCTTCCTCGCGGCCGCCGCGGCGGGCGTCACCCAGGCCGTCATCCTCGCCTCGGGTCTGGACTCCCGCGCCTACCGGCTGCCGTGGCCCGCCGGGACGACGGTGTACGAGATCGATCAGCCCGACGTCATCGACTTCAAGAGCCGCACGCTGGCCGAACTGGGCGCCGCGCCCACCGCCTACCGCCGTCCGGTGGCCGTCGACCTGCGCGACGACTGGCCGGCCGCCCTGCTCCAAGCCGGGTTCGACCCGACCAAGCCGACGGCGTGGAGTGCCGAGGGCCTACTCGGGTACCTGCCGCCCGAGGCGCAGGACGTCCTGCTCGACACGATCACGTCGCTCAGTGCGCCGGGCAGCCGCATCGCCACCGAGAGCGCGCCCACGCAGGACCCCGAGAACGAGACCCGACTGCGCGAGCGCATGCAGGGCGTCGCCGAGCACTGGCGGCAACACGGGTTCGACCTCGACCTGACCGAGCTGGTCTACTTCGGCGACCGCAACGAGGCCGCCGAGTACCTGACCCGGCACGGCTGGGACGTCGGCGGCCGCACCCTGCGCGAGCTGTTCGCCGCCCACGACCTCCCGCCGTTCGACGACGAGGACATGGCGGGCTTCGCCGACATGCGCTACATCACCGGCACGCGGGGAGGTGCGCGGTGA